TTAATAGTGTTGTAGACTGGCTGTGCTATTATTAGAAGCGTATCGTTACGTAAGACTGCTTGCTCAGTAGAGTGAGATGGCTAGTACCCAAGTAGTTTAAATCAATAGTTTCATGATAGACTTATTAGTTAATTAACCCGCTCACCTTCATATACCTTACCGAATTGTTTTATCAAGCCATTCACCCGTTTTTATGAAAAGACTCGGTGAAAGTTTTCCTAGTAGAGAGTTGCATGCGGGCCTCACCCTCCACCTCTGTGTCAGCTCCCGTGGCCCAGATGCATGACAGGTTAGCTGCTTACGCAAGGAAACGTAGCAAAACAAACATTACATTAACTGTGTACACTCATGTTTGTTGATAGATCGTGTACCAGTCCCCGATATTCATCTTGGCAGGGACTGAGATTCACGCCTCGTCGTCGGTGAATTGATGGCCGTGAATGACTCACAGAGAAGATATTGACGAAAGGAAAATTAGGAGAGAAATAGGGGCGTGTTGAAGGAAAGCCTCGCGCTGCGCGTAGCAACTGCTTGCAAACACGCCTCGCCCTTGTGTGACCTTTGGGCTCGCTTAGCGGGAAGGTGAATAAAAACCAAGACTGCCTCTGCCTTCtgtctctaccccccccccccccactctctctctctctctctctctctctctctcttgttccccttaccaatacacacacactgaaacaaaTAATCGAACAAATAAAGGGAATGACGGACAGATCCGGTATATATTCTCAGACCACACtcacgtaaaaatatatatatatatatatatatatatatatatatatatatatatatatatatatatatatatatatatatatatatacacacacacacacacacacacacacacacacacacacacacacacacacacacacacgtgtgtgtgtgtgtgtgtgtgtcctgatgtGCCAAATGACTTCCTTCTCAGGCATAGTCTTGACACAACTCTCTCATGTTGTCACTATGAGACATATAATTAACATGAAGAAGTataatttccacacacacacacaaccacacacacacacacacacacacacacacacacacacacacacacatgacacacacacacacacacacacacacacacacacacacacacacacacacacacacatacacaacccctcccacacacacacacacacacacacacacacacacacacacacacacacacacacacacacacacacacacacacacacacacacacacacacacacacacacacacacacacacacacacacaaacacacacacacacacacacacacacacacacattgtaactccctcgccccccccccccccccagacacacacacacacacacacacatacgaacacacacacaaacacacatacgaacacacacacacacacacacacacacacacacacacacacacacgcacacacacacacacgaacacacacacacacacacacacacagacacacacacacacaacccccacacacacacacattgtaaccccccacacacacacacacattgtaaccccccacacacacacacacacacattgtaaccccccccacagacacacacacattgtaaccccccacacacacacacccccacacacacacacattgtaactccccccccacacacacacacacattgtaacccccacccccacagatacacacacacattgtaacccccccccacagacacacacacacacattgtaactcccccccccccccacacacacacacattgtaaccccccccacagacacacacacacacattgcaacccccccacagacacacacacacattgcaacccccccccacacacacacacacacattgtaactccccccccacagacacacacacacacattgcaacccccccccacagacacacacacacacattttaactccccccctgcacacacacacacacacacattgtaactCCCCCCgcccacccagacacacacacacacacacacacacacacacacacattgtaacccccccacacacacacacacacacattgtaacccccccccacacacacacacagccgtacTCGCTCCAAGCTTAGTCGGGGAGGGTACTGGCCGTGTGATAGCTAGagagtgagttagttagttagttggttagttagttgtTTAGGTAGGTACTTGTTGTAGATATTTTGTAATTAGTGAGTTAGTTTGTTGCTTTTTGTTAGCTAATCTTTAATTTTTGCCTTTAGATATATAGTATGTAGGAgacctttgattttttttatttttattttcttttttatgtatgAAACGGTAAGGCAGACAATACTTTCTTGTCGCAGCTCCCGTCACGGGCATCATGTGCCGACGCTTCACTTCGCGAAAAGTGTCCTTCTTCGGTGGTTTCCTCTGCTTCTTGGGGCTCCTGCTGGGGTCACAGGCCGTCAACATAAACCACCTCATCTTCTCTGTCGGCCTTCTTACGGGTCAGTCTCTTCAGTGTTATGGAATGACAGCCATCTTGCATCAATATTCAGCTtttcgatctgtgtgtgtgtgtgtgtgtgtgtgagagagagagagagagagagagagagagagagagagagagagagagagagagagagagagtctcaaaGTGTGATAGGATCCTGACTCCCGCTGTCCCCCGCCGCAGGTCTGGGCTCCGGCATCACCACAACGTCAGGGATCCTCATCGTCTCTCTTTACTTCGAGCGTCGGCGCACCTTCGGCTCTTCCATTTGTCTCTCCGGAAATGCTTTGGGGGGCTTCTTCTTGCCACCGGTAGTGGACCACCTTCTGAAGACCTACGGGCTGCGAGGTGCCTTGCTCATTTTGGCTGCCCTGCAGCTACACATCTGTGCTGCCTCCTTGCTCTTCCGTCCAATCTCCCACCACGCCATCGTGCAGGCTGCCGAACTGAAGAGAAAGGCTCGTACTGAAAGCGCAAAGGATCAGTTGATTCCTTCAGTCACAGCCTTCCCACAGTCTCGCGCCTCCCCGCCCTCACACCTCAAGGCCTTCTGGTGGAGGGTTAGGCAGCGTTATGTCAGCTCGGAAAGCGTCAAAGAACAAGAACTGCAGCATCAGGTTTCCTTCTTAAGATCTGCTTCCATGATGAACAGTGTCCCCAATCTAACCCTCTATGCCCGCTCCTGGTCGGTGCCCGGAGGTCCAAGCCTCACTGAAAGTCGACCTTCTTTCATCGTGGGCAGCAAGTCCTCTCTTTCCAATAATTCAACCAGCAAGTGGTCCTTAAGCAAGCTCTCGCTGTTTGCAGAGCATCCCAGCGTGCTACGTTTGAACTCTGAAGACGAAAGCACCGGAAGATGTTCGCCAGTGCACATGCATCAGCACGGTGGCTCCCGCCGCTCGTCTCTTCCTCGTGTCCTGGGGGTGGGAGTTGATCGCAGACCTTCACTCTCTCGCCAAACATCGATCCGCACGGTGCAGAACAGGATTATGGAGTCCGTCTTGGAGCAGGACAAGGAAGACACCCAAGAAATTCTGCGAACAGCTCTCGCAGAATGTAATGAAGTGGATGAAGACGAAATAAtagaaagggtgaaagggaggaagaaggaaaatatgaatggggtaattaaaaaagaaacaaaagatattGAGAAAGATAAGACTGTGCAGGTGGAAGATGataaggaaataataagaaaatcaaACTGTTGTGTTCAGTGTTTGCGAGGACTCTGCGACGCCTCGCTCTTCCAAGACGGATTGTTTTGGGTGGTGGCCATTTCCGTGTTCCTTGTAGCTTGCGGAacacccttctccttgttttatCTGCCTTCTTACGCAGAATCTATCGACATTTCTTCCTCCGTCACCACCAGCATGCTGTCGATCTCGTCCATCCTGGACTTGGTCGGCCGCCTGGGCTGCGGCTTCGTCTCGGATCTTCACATCTTTCAGCTTCACCACGTCTACTTCTTCAGGTGAGTCTCAGAAGGCAGGAAGATGGTGAGCAAATGCAAGGTCGATGGGACCATTAGAAAGGATGCAAATTAGTATGAATTATGTATTAGTTACTTCGGGGGAATACGCTCCAAGGTGGTTGGTTGTTTTTTTTCCCTAAGGTGGAAGGTGACGCTCGAGACGGTGATCCGCCAGACACGCCATGCAGTCCCTGGGAGTCAGTGGCTTGTTAAACAATTTTGATGACGTCAGTTAGGCCGCCATAGAATAAACTGATCTGACAAACATTTTTTGATCATTTGTGACTGGCATttacttcccctcctcacccACTCTTGTAAAGATTGTATTTATCTCTGCTTCCTCGCTTCAAGAAAATTTAAAGTAGTACACAATTCTCATATTCCATTTATGTATCACTAATGAAGGCTCATGTTGCTTCAGTGCTCTCGCGGGGGGTGTGGCGACGCTGACCCTGCCGCACATCACCAGCGCCTCGGGTCTCACTGCAGTCCTCTGCCTGTTCGGGTTCTCCATCGGGTCCTGGTTCGTCCTGATCCCCGCGATGCTCGCCGCCCACCACGGGGCCTCCAAGCTGGCCGCCTCCTACGGCATGGTCAGGCTATTCAACGGCATCATGAACTTTATATCCCCACAGGCGA
This sequence is a window from Eriocheir sinensis breed Jianghai 21 chromosome 40, ASM2467909v1, whole genome shotgun sequence. Protein-coding genes within it:
- the LOC127009323 gene encoding uncharacterized protein LOC127009323 isoform X1; translation: MNIDKVANTPPLAMSEGWPAKDITLSGSQEAASNESAVKTGGGAAVSEEKPERHNVADPSQSPAHQRPATSPFLPVDPKPSPRLLAVQEDEAGDSDSDDPSQAKTLASKTASFYIGGDETRSPPPPRVGKQNPVTTAAPAAPWKVPGEGTAVVEFTPPDGGYSWVVALAACFINLWIIGFVKSYGVLYVAIREAFPEASAYHISWLPSLLSTVGLLTAPVTGIMCRRFTSRKVSFFGGFLCFLGLLLGSQAVNINHLIFSVGLLTGLGSGITTTSGILIVSLYFERRRTFGSSICLSGNALGGFFLPPVVDHLLKTYGLRGALLILAALQLHICAASLLFRPISHHAIVQAAELKRKARTESAKDQLIPSVTAFPQSRASPPSHLKAFWWRVRQRYVSSESVKEQELQHQVSFLRSASMMNSVPNLTLYARSWSVPGGPSLTESRPSFIVGSKSSLSNNSTSKWSLSKLSLFAEHPSVLRLNSEDESTGRCSPVHMHQHGGSRRSSLPRVLGVGVDRRPSLSRQTSIRTVQNRIMESVLEQDKEDTQEILRTALAECNEVDEDEIIERVKGRKKENMNGVIKKETKDIEKDKTVQVEDDKEIIRKSNCCVQCLRGLCDASLFQDGLFWVVAISVFLVACGTPFSLFYLPSYAESIDISSSVTTSMLSISSILDLVGRLGCGFVSDLHIFQLHHVYFFSALAGGVATLTLPHITSASGLTAVLCLFGFSIGSWFVLIPAMLAAHHGASKLAASYGMVRLFNGIMNFISPQATGVVYDATQSYTAVYTVMGSSMVAGSVLVLLAPLFRRKKNKNSDSANKGITSDEYKKNSKVKEDNPDDNIA
- the LOC127009323 gene encoding uncharacterized protein LOC127009323 isoform X2, producing the protein MCRRFTSRKVSFFGGFLCFLGLLLGSQAVNINHLIFSVGLLTGLGSGITTTSGILIVSLYFERRRTFGSSICLSGNALGGFFLPPVVDHLLKTYGLRGALLILAALQLHICAASLLFRPISHHAIVQAAELKRKARTESAKDQLIPSVTAFPQSRASPPSHLKAFWWRVRQRYVSSESVKEQELQHQVSFLRSASMMNSVPNLTLYARSWSVPGGPSLTESRPSFIVGSKSSLSNNSTSKWSLSKLSLFAEHPSVLRLNSEDESTGRCSPVHMHQHGGSRRSSLPRVLGVGVDRRPSLSRQTSIRTVQNRIMESVLEQDKEDTQEILRTALAECNEVDEDEIIERVKGRKKENMNGVIKKETKDIEKDKTVQVEDDKEIIRKSNCCVQCLRGLCDASLFQDGLFWVVAISVFLVACGTPFSLFYLPSYAESIDISSSVTTSMLSISSILDLVGRLGCGFVSDLHIFQLHHVYFFSALAGGVATLTLPHITSASGLTAVLCLFGFSIGSWFVLIPAMLAAHHGASKLAASYGMVRLFNGIMNFISPQATGVVYDATQSYTAVYTVMGSSMVAGSVLVLLAPLFRRKKNKNSDSANKGITSDEYKKNSKVKEDNPDDNIA